A DNA window from Mycolicibacter terrae contains the following coding sequences:
- the deoC gene encoding deoxyribose-phosphate aldolase — translation MPGWNRDQVAKLVDHTLLKPEATTEQVVAVVAEAAELGVAAVCVSPSVVAVAAAANPAGVRIAAVAGFPSGKHLPVVKAQEAALAVAAGAAEIDMVIDVGAALAGDFAAVGADIGTVRAAAPDAVLKVILESAALLELGGDATLVAACRAAEDAGADFVKTSTGFHPSGGASVRAVTLMADAVGGRLGVKASGGIRTADDALAMLEAGATRLGLSGTRAVLDGLG, via the coding sequence ATGCCCGGATGGAACCGCGACCAGGTGGCCAAACTGGTCGACCACACCTTGCTCAAACCCGAAGCGACGACCGAGCAGGTCGTCGCCGTCGTCGCCGAAGCCGCCGAACTCGGCGTCGCCGCGGTGTGCGTGTCACCGTCGGTGGTGGCCGTCGCCGCGGCGGCCAATCCGGCCGGCGTCCGGATCGCCGCGGTCGCGGGCTTTCCGTCCGGCAAGCACCTGCCGGTGGTCAAAGCGCAGGAGGCGGCGCTGGCGGTGGCGGCCGGGGCGGCCGAAATCGACATGGTCATCGACGTCGGCGCCGCACTGGCCGGTGATTTCGCCGCGGTCGGCGCCGACATCGGCACCGTGCGTGCCGCCGCTCCCGACGCCGTGCTCAAGGTGATCCTGGAATCCGCCGCGCTGCTGGAGCTGGGCGGGGACGCGACCCTGGTGGCGGCCTGCCGCGCCGCCGAAGACGCCGGTGCGGATTTCGTCAAGACCTCCACCGGTTTTCATCCTTCCGGCGGGGCCTCGGTGCGCGCGGTGACGCTGATGGCCGATGCCGTCGGCGGTCGGCTCGGCGTCAAGGCCAGCGGTGGCATCCGCACCGCGGACGATGCGCTGGCGATGCTCGAGGCGGGGGCGACCCGGCTGGGCCTGTCGGGTACCCGGGCCGTACTGGACGGGCTCGGGTAG
- a CDS encoding TetR/AcrR family transcriptional regulator, whose translation MAEQLRAGAAKTDGRKRRWHQHKVDRRNDLTDGTIEAIRRRGRYVSMDEIAAEIGVSKTVLYRYFVDKNDLTTAVMMRFAQTTLIPNMAAALSANLDGFDLVREIIRVYVQTVANEPEPYRFVMANSSASKSKVIADSERIIARMLAVMLRRRMNAVGMDTSGVEPWAYMIVGGVQLATHSWLLDPRMSADDLIDYLTMLSWNALCGIVEVGGSLEKFNAGKHPSPMLPWRRVTGAQGRQPDVSTKSAG comes from the coding sequence GTGGCAGAGCAGCTTCGAGCCGGCGCCGCCAAGACCGATGGTCGCAAGCGGCGCTGGCACCAACACAAGGTCGACCGCCGAAATGACCTGACCGACGGGACGATCGAGGCGATCCGGCGCCGCGGCCGGTACGTGAGCATGGATGAGATCGCCGCTGAGATCGGCGTGTCCAAAACCGTGCTGTACCGCTACTTCGTCGACAAGAACGACCTGACCACCGCGGTGATGATGCGCTTCGCTCAGACGACCCTGATCCCCAATATGGCGGCTGCGCTGTCGGCGAACCTGGACGGCTTCGACCTGGTCCGCGAGATCATCCGGGTGTATGTGCAGACGGTGGCCAACGAGCCCGAGCCGTACCGGTTCGTGATGGCCAACAGTTCGGCCAGCAAGAGCAAGGTGATCGCCGACTCCGAGCGCATCATCGCCCGAATGCTCGCCGTGATGCTCCGCCGGCGGATGAACGCGGTCGGGATGGACACCAGCGGGGTCGAGCCGTGGGCCTACATGATCGTCGGTGGTGTGCAGTTGGCCACCCACTCGTGGCTGCTGGACCCGCGGATGAGCGCCGACGACCTGATCGACTACCTGACGATGCTGAGCTGGAATGCGTTGTGCGGCATCGTCGAGGTGGGTGGGTCGCTGGAGAAGTTCAACGCCGGGAAGCACCCGTCGCCGATGCTGCCCTGGCGCCGGGTGACCGGCGCGCAAGGGCGCCAACCCGACGTATCGACGAAGTCTGCGGGCTGA
- the ramB gene encoding acetate metabolism transcriptional regulator RamB, translating to MAKTYVGSRVRQLRSERGFSQAALAQMLGISPSYLNQIEHDVRPLTVAVLLRITEVFGVDATFFASQDDTRLVAELREVTLDRDLDVEVELTEVAELVSAHPKLARAMVNLHRRYRITTAQLAAATEERYTDGSGTGAITMPHEEVRDYFYQRQNYLHELDTAAEELATRMRRHQGELAIELANRLTEVHGVHINRRIDLGETVLHRYDTATRTLDISNHLSWGQRVFKMAAELAYLEFDDQISAMVEEGKFTSKDSRTLARLGLANYFAAAIVLPYGQFHDSAETFRYDIERLSAFYRVSYETIAHRLSTLQRPSMRGVPFSFVRVDRAGNMSKRQSATGFHFSSSGGTCPLWNVYETFGNPGRIGVQVAEMPDGRKYLWVARTVERRAARWGQPDKTFAIGLGCELRHAHRLVYSEGLDLHGDHEVPATPIGAGCRVCERDNCPQRAFPALGRDLDLNEHRSTVSPYLVKQQR from the coding sequence GTGGCCAAGACCTACGTCGGCTCCCGGGTGCGCCAGCTGCGCAGCGAGCGCGGGTTCAGCCAGGCTGCCCTGGCGCAGATGCTGGGGATCTCACCGAGTTACCTCAACCAGATCGAGCACGACGTCCGGCCGCTGACCGTGGCGGTGCTGCTGCGCATCACCGAGGTCTTCGGGGTCGACGCCACCTTCTTCGCCTCCCAGGACGACACCCGGCTGGTCGCCGAGTTGCGTGAGGTCACCCTGGACCGCGACCTGGACGTCGAGGTCGAGCTGACCGAGGTGGCCGAACTGGTCAGCGCCCACCCCAAACTGGCCCGGGCGATGGTCAACCTGCACCGCCGCTACCGGATCACCACCGCCCAGCTGGCCGCGGCCACCGAGGAGCGCTACACCGACGGCAGCGGCACCGGCGCGATCACCATGCCGCACGAAGAGGTCCGCGACTACTTCTATCAGCGACAGAATTACCTGCACGAACTCGACACCGCCGCAGAGGAACTGGCCACCCGGATGCGCCGGCACCAAGGCGAATTGGCCATCGAGTTGGCCAACCGGCTCACCGAGGTACACGGCGTGCACATCAACCGGCGCATCGACCTGGGCGAGACGGTGCTGCACCGCTATGACACGGCGACCCGGACCCTGGACATCTCCAACCACCTGTCGTGGGGCCAGCGGGTGTTCAAGATGGCCGCCGAGCTGGCCTACCTGGAATTCGACGACCAGATCTCGGCGATGGTCGAAGAGGGCAAGTTCACCTCGAAGGACTCGCGCACGCTGGCCCGGCTCGGTCTGGCCAACTACTTCGCGGCGGCGATCGTGCTGCCCTACGGGCAGTTCCACGACAGCGCCGAGACGTTCCGCTACGACATCGAGCGGCTGTCGGCGTTCTACCGGGTCAGCTACGAGACCATCGCCCACCGGCTGTCCACCCTGCAGCGGCCGTCGATGCGGGGCGTGCCGTTCTCGTTCGTCCGCGTCGATCGCGCGGGAAACATGTCGAAACGTCAGTCGGCCACCGGTTTTCACTTCTCCTCCAGCGGCGGGACCTGCCCGCTGTGGAACGTCTACGAGACGTTCGGCAACCCGGGACGGATCGGCGTGCAGGTCGCCGAGATGCCCGACGGCCGCAAATACCTGTGGGTGGCGCGCACCGTGGAACGCCGCGCCGCGCGCTGGGGCCAGCCGGACAAGACCTTCGCGATCGGGCTGGGCTGCGAACTGCGCCACGCCCACCGGCTGGTCTACTCCGAAGGGCTGGATCTGCACGGTGACCATGAGGTCCCGGCCACCCCGATCGGGGCGGGCTGCCGGGTCTGCGAACGCGACAACTGCCCGCAGCGGGCATTCCCCGCACTGGGCCGCGACCTCGATCTCAACGAACACCGCAGCACGGTGTCGCCGTATCTGGTAAAGCAACAGCGGTGA
- a CDS encoding 3-hydroxybutyryl-CoA dehydrogenase, translating into MSIQRVGVIGAGQMGAGIAEVSARAGVEVKVFETTDALITAGRNRIVKSLERGVSAGKITERERDDAVGNLTFTTDLAELADRQLVIEAVIEDDTVKSKIFAELDRVITDPEAVLASNTSSIPIMKIAAATANPQRVLGLHFFNPVPVLPLVELVSTLVTDESAAARTEEFASAVLGKQVVRCSDRSGFVVNALLVPYLLSAVRMLESGFATVEDIDKAIVAGLSHPMGPLRLSDLVGLDTLKLIADKMYEEFKEPLYAAPPLLLRMVEAGQLGKKSGRGFYSY; encoded by the coding sequence GTGTCGATCCAACGAGTAGGCGTCATCGGAGCCGGGCAGATGGGCGCCGGAATCGCCGAGGTGTCCGCGCGTGCCGGCGTCGAGGTGAAGGTCTTCGAGACCACCGACGCGTTGATCACCGCCGGACGCAACCGGATCGTCAAGTCGCTGGAGCGCGGTGTGAGCGCCGGCAAGATCACCGAACGCGAACGCGACGACGCCGTGGGCAACCTGACTTTCACCACCGACCTCGCTGAGCTGGCCGACCGGCAGCTGGTCATCGAGGCCGTCATCGAAGACGACACCGTCAAGTCGAAGATCTTCGCCGAACTCGACCGGGTGATCACCGACCCCGAGGCGGTGCTCGCGTCGAACACCTCGTCCATCCCGATCATGAAGATCGCCGCCGCCACGGCGAACCCGCAGCGGGTGTTGGGCCTGCACTTCTTCAACCCGGTGCCGGTGCTGCCGCTGGTCGAGCTGGTCAGCACGCTGGTCACCGACGAATCCGCCGCCGCCCGCACCGAGGAATTCGCCAGCGCGGTGCTGGGCAAGCAGGTGGTGCGCTGCTCGGACCGCTCCGGTTTCGTGGTGAACGCCCTGCTGGTGCCCTACCTGCTGTCGGCGGTGCGCATGCTCGAGTCCGGGTTCGCCACCGTCGAGGACATCGACAAGGCCATCGTTGCCGGGCTTTCGCATCCGATGGGCCCGCTGCGGCTGTCCGACCTCGTCGGCCTGGACACCCTCAAGCTGATCGCGGACAAGATGTACGAGGAGTTCAAGGAGCCGCTCTACGCCGCGCCGCCGTTGCTGCTGCGCATGGTCGAGGCCGGCCAGCTCGGCAAGAAGTCCGGCCGGGGCTTCTACTCCTACTGA
- a CDS encoding helix-turn-helix domain-containing protein codes for MSQDDKIAAVVSTAAADIGSFIRAQREAAQVSMRQLADKAGVSNPYLSQIERGLRKPSADVLNQIAKALRVSAEVLYVRAGILEPSEKSEVRDAVISDAAITERQKQVLLDIYTSFVQQNEADGEETTPA; via the coding sequence GTGTCGCAGGATGACAAAATTGCCGCAGTGGTCTCCACTGCCGCGGCGGACATCGGCAGCTTCATCCGGGCGCAGCGCGAAGCCGCGCAGGTGTCCATGCGACAGCTGGCCGACAAGGCCGGCGTGAGCAATCCCTACCTCAGTCAGATCGAGCGCGGATTGCGTAAGCCCTCCGCTGACGTCCTCAATCAGATCGCCAAGGCCCTGCGGGTCTCCGCCGAGGTGCTCTACGTGCGTGCGGGAATCCTGGAGCCCAGCGAGAAGAGCGAGGTCCGCGACGCCGTCATCTCGGATGCGGCGATCACGGAGCGCCAGAAACAGGTTCTGCTCGACATCTACACCTCCTTCGTCCAGCAGAACGAAGCCGACGGTGAGGAGACGACACCTGCCTGA
- a CDS encoding DUF445 domain-containing protein, which yields MADDGVVVHRENRQTWPGAARTVQSLAESFADADPAADAVRLRDLRRMKVVALSFLLGATVVFLLCRWAAAHGMEGTAPTWVGYVGAAAEAGMVGALADWFAVTALFKHPLGIPIPHTAIIKRKKDQLGEGLGTFVRENFLSPPVVETKLRDAQIAGRLGKWLSEQDHAERVAAETATVLRVLIEMLRDDDVQDVIDRMIVRRIAEPHWGPPVGRVLGTLLAENRQEALIQLLADRAFQWSLNAGEVIQRVVERDSPTWSPRFVDHLVGDRIHRELMDFTDKVRRNPDHELRRSATRFLFEFADDLQNDPATIAKADAVKEQLMARDEVANAAATAWRTLKRLVLEGVDDPSSALRTRVASTVVQVGESLRDKADLRDKVDNWIVRGAQHLVAHYGVEITAIITETIERWDAAEASRRIELHVGRDLQFIRINGTVVGSLAGLAIYAIAQLMF from the coding sequence ATGGCGGATGATGGTGTGGTGGTGCATCGAGAGAACCGCCAGACTTGGCCCGGCGCGGCGCGGACCGTGCAGTCGCTGGCGGAGTCCTTCGCCGATGCCGATCCGGCCGCCGATGCCGTGCGATTGCGAGACCTGCGCCGGATGAAGGTCGTCGCACTGAGCTTCCTGCTCGGTGCGACCGTCGTCTTCCTGCTGTGCCGGTGGGCGGCGGCCCACGGTATGGAGGGCACCGCCCCGACCTGGGTGGGTTACGTCGGCGCCGCCGCCGAGGCCGGCATGGTCGGGGCCCTGGCGGACTGGTTCGCGGTGACCGCGCTGTTCAAGCATCCGCTGGGCATCCCGATCCCGCACACCGCGATCATCAAACGCAAGAAGGACCAGCTCGGGGAGGGCCTGGGCACCTTCGTGCGGGAGAACTTCCTGTCACCGCCGGTGGTGGAGACCAAGCTGCGCGACGCGCAGATCGCCGGGCGGCTGGGCAAGTGGCTCTCCGAACAGGACCACGCCGAACGGGTGGCCGCCGAGACCGCGACCGTGCTGCGGGTGCTGATCGAGATGTTGCGCGACGACGACGTCCAGGACGTGATCGACCGGATGATCGTGCGGCGCATTGCCGAGCCGCACTGGGGGCCACCGGTGGGCCGGGTGCTGGGCACCCTGCTGGCCGAGAACCGGCAGGAGGCGTTGATCCAGTTGCTGGCCGACCGGGCGTTCCAGTGGTCGCTCAACGCCGGCGAAGTCATCCAGCGGGTGGTGGAGCGGGACTCGCCCACCTGGTCGCCGCGGTTCGTCGACCATCTGGTCGGCGACCGGATCCACCGTGAGCTGATGGACTTCACCGACAAGGTGCGCCGCAACCCCGATCACGAATTGCGCCGCAGTGCGACGCGTTTCCTGTTCGAGTTCGCCGACGACCTGCAGAACGACCCGGCGACGATCGCCAAGGCCGACGCGGTCAAGGAACAGTTGATGGCCCGCGACGAGGTCGCCAACGCTGCGGCCACCGCCTGGCGGACGCTGAAGCGGCTGGTGCTCGAGGGTGTCGACGACCCGTCCAGCGCCCTGCGCACCCGGGTGGCCTCGACGGTGGTCCAGGTCGGTGAGTCGTTGCGCGACAAGGCCGACCTGCGCGACAAGGTGGACAATTGGATCGTGCGGGGCGCTCAGCATCTGGTGGCGCATTACGGGGTGGAGATCACCGCGATCATCACCGAGACGATCGAGCGCTGGGACGCCGCGGAGGCGAGCCGGCGCATCGAATTGCATGTCGGACGCGATCTGCAGTTCATCCGGATCAACGGGACCGTGGTGGGGTCACTGGCCGGGCTGGCGATCTACGCCATAGCTCAACTTATGTTCTGA
- a CDS encoding carboxymuconolactone decarboxylase family protein codes for MTARIPEAPGLRDLGLVNWLVCKVVAARQHVPRAHLFTTLGQHKRLMWSWLPFGGVLMRGGKLSTRDTELVILRVGHLRDSRYELQHHRRMAAAAGLDDATQARIFEGPGGPHFDELTDRQRVMLIAIDELVQSRTLSDATWEQLSEHLDRPRLIEFVMLTSQYDALAATLSALRVPLDFDE; via the coding sequence GTGACAGCTCGCATCCCCGAAGCCCCCGGCCTGCGCGACCTCGGTCTGGTCAACTGGCTGGTCTGCAAAGTCGTCGCCGCCCGCCAGCACGTGCCCCGGGCGCACCTGTTCACCACGCTGGGCCAGCACAAGCGGTTGATGTGGTCCTGGCTGCCGTTCGGCGGGGTGCTGATGCGGGGCGGCAAGCTCTCCACTCGCGACACCGAGCTGGTGATCCTGCGGGTGGGCCACCTGCGGGACAGCAGATACGAACTGCAGCATCACCGCCGGATGGCCGCCGCGGCCGGCTTGGACGACGCCACCCAGGCCCGCATCTTCGAGGGCCCCGGCGGCCCCCATTTCGACGAGCTCACCGATCGCCAGCGCGTCATGCTGATCGCGATCGACGAACTCGTGCAGTCCCGCACCCTCTCCGATGCCACCTGGGAGCAGTTGTCCGAGCACCTGGATCGTCCCCGGCTGATCGAATTCGTCATGCTGACATCGCAATACGACGCGCTGGCCGCCACGCTGAGCGCCCTGCGGGTGCCGCTGGACTTCGACGAGTAG
- a CDS encoding heparin-binding hemagglutinin, giving the protein MAENPTIEELKAPLLAAIGAADLALATMTDLVANLRERAGDAREDASTRVEESRARLNKLQEELPEQFAELRERFTAEELRKAAEGYVEAATGRYNDLVTRGEAALERLRNQSGLDDASAQVEGYVDQAVELTQEVLGNVASQTREVGERAAKLVGIELPKKEQAKTAPPAAGAAKKTPAPAAAKKAAPAKKAAAKTAAKKAPAKKVTQK; this is encoded by the coding sequence ATGGCCGAGAACCCGACCATCGAAGAACTGAAGGCCCCGCTGCTCGCCGCGATCGGCGCTGCCGACCTGGCCCTGGCCACCATGACCGACCTCGTCGCCAACCTGCGCGAGCGCGCCGGTGATGCCCGCGAAGACGCCAGCACCCGGGTCGAGGAGAGCCGTGCCCGGCTGAACAAGCTGCAGGAGGAGCTGCCCGAGCAGTTCGCCGAGCTGCGGGAGCGTTTCACCGCCGAGGAGCTGCGCAAGGCCGCCGAGGGCTACGTGGAGGCCGCCACCGGCCGGTACAACGACCTGGTGACCCGCGGCGAGGCCGCCCTGGAGCGGCTGCGCAACCAGTCCGGTCTCGACGACGCCTCGGCGCAGGTTGAGGGCTACGTCGACCAGGCCGTCGAGCTGACCCAGGAGGTGCTGGGCAACGTTGCGTCGCAGACCCGCGAGGTCGGCGAGCGCGCCGCCAAGCTGGTCGGCATCGAGCTGCCCAAGAAGGAGCAGGCCAAGACGGCGCCCCCGGCTGCTGGGGCCGCCAAGAAGACCCCGGCGCCGGCTGCTGCCAAGAAGGCTGCCCCGGCCAAGAAGGCTGCTGCCAAGACGGCCGCGAAGAAGGCGCCTGCCAAGAAGGTCACCCAGAAGTAA
- a CDS encoding DUF2599 domain-containing protein: MIRSTLRAVGVAAAVSLPAAPAWADSGASGFVDRIEWTSYGDLSSLRVYPTPAGRAAAARLDAAADGEQAWREVLAHAPGADTPGMRDQFLCHWNYAEFARPGKTSWNLEPWRPVVDGVTMLESGCNPGAPEEAF, from the coding sequence ATGATCCGTTCGACTCTCCGAGCAGTCGGTGTCGCGGCGGCCGTTTCGCTGCCCGCCGCCCCGGCGTGGGCCGACTCCGGGGCGTCGGGTTTCGTCGACCGCATCGAGTGGACGAGCTACGGCGACCTGTCCAGCCTGCGGGTGTATCCGACGCCGGCCGGCCGGGCCGCGGCAGCCCGGTTGGACGCCGCCGCCGACGGCGAGCAGGCCTGGCGCGAAGTGCTCGCCCATGCTCCCGGGGCGGACACCCCGGGCATGCGCGACCAATTCCTCTGTCACTGGAACTATGCCGAGTTCGCCCGGCCCGGCAAGACCAGCTGGAACCTGGAGCCGTGGCGGCCCGTCGTCGACGGTGTGACGATGCTGGAATCCGGATGTAATCCCGGTGCCCCCGAGGAGGCGTTCTGA
- a CDS encoding DUF2516 family protein has translation MSLVGIVLGVLQLIVFATSVYAFVHAAMQRSDAYTAADKLTKPVWLVILGVCGLLALVLQVMGMAIAACAAGVYLVDVRPRLLEVQGKSH, from the coding sequence ATGAGCCTGGTGGGTATCGTCCTCGGCGTTTTGCAGCTCATCGTCTTCGCGACGTCGGTGTATGCGTTCGTGCACGCGGCGATGCAGCGCTCCGACGCCTATACCGCCGCCGACAAGCTCACCAAGCCGGTGTGGCTGGTGATCCTCGGGGTGTGCGGGCTGCTGGCCCTGGTGCTACAGGTGATGGGGATGGCCATCGCCGCCTGTGCCGCCGGGGTCTACCTGGTGGATGTGCGGCCGAGATTGCTTGAGGTCCAAGGCAAATCCCACTGA
- the aceA gene encoding isocitrate lyase: MSTVGTPKSPEQIQHDWDHNPRWEGVTRTYSAEDVVALQGHVVEEHTLARRGAEVLWEQLHELDYINALGALTGNMAVQQVRAGLKAIYLSGWQVAGDANLSGHTYPDQSLYPANSVPQVVRRINNALLRADEIAKVEGDTSVENWLAPIVADGEAGFGGALNVYELQKAMIAAGVAGSHWEDQLASEKKCGHLGGKVLIPTQQHIRTLTSARLAADVAGVPTVVIARTDAEAATLITSDVDERDQPFITGDRTAEGFYRVRNGLEPCIARAKAYAPYADLIWMETGTPDLELAAKFAEGVKAEFPDQMLAYNCSPSFNWRQHLDDATIAKFQNELGAMGFKFQFITLAGFHALNYSMFDLAHGYARNQMSAYVELQEREFAAEARGYTATKHQREVGAGYFDRIATTVDPTSSTTALAGSTEEGQFH, translated from the coding sequence ATGTCGACCGTTGGCACGCCGAAGAGCCCCGAGCAGATCCAGCACGACTGGGACCACAACCCGCGCTGGGAGGGCGTCACCCGCACCTACTCGGCCGAGGACGTCGTCGCCCTGCAGGGCCACGTCGTCGAGGAGCACACCCTGGCCCGCCGCGGCGCCGAGGTGCTCTGGGAGCAGCTGCACGAGCTGGACTACATCAACGCCCTCGGTGCGCTGACCGGCAACATGGCGGTCCAGCAGGTTCGGGCCGGCCTGAAGGCCATCTACCTGTCCGGGTGGCAGGTCGCCGGTGACGCGAACCTGTCCGGCCACACCTACCCCGACCAGAGCCTCTACCCGGCCAACTCGGTGCCGCAGGTGGTGCGCCGGATCAACAACGCGCTGCTGCGTGCCGACGAGATCGCCAAGGTCGAGGGCGACACCTCGGTGGAGAACTGGCTGGCCCCGATCGTGGCCGACGGGGAGGCCGGCTTCGGTGGCGCGCTCAACGTCTACGAGCTGCAGAAGGCGATGATCGCCGCCGGCGTCGCGGGCTCGCACTGGGAGGACCAGCTGGCCTCGGAGAAAAAGTGCGGTCACCTGGGCGGCAAGGTGCTGATCCCCACCCAGCAGCACATCCGCACGTTGACCTCTGCCCGACTCGCTGCTGACGTGGCCGGCGTTCCCACCGTGGTGATCGCCCGCACCGACGCCGAGGCCGCCACCCTGATCACCTCGGATGTCGACGAGCGCGACCAGCCGTTCATCACCGGTGACCGGACCGCGGAGGGCTTCTACCGGGTCCGCAACGGCCTGGAGCCGTGCATCGCCCGGGCCAAGGCCTACGCCCCCTACGCCGACCTGATCTGGATGGAGACCGGCACCCCGGACCTGGAGCTGGCGGCTAAGTTCGCCGAGGGCGTCAAGGCCGAGTTCCCCGACCAGATGCTGGCCTACAACTGCTCGCCGTCGTTCAACTGGCGCCAGCACCTCGACGACGCCACCATCGCCAAGTTCCAGAACGAGCTGGGCGCGATGGGCTTCAAGTTCCAGTTCATCACGCTGGCCGGCTTCCACGCCCTGAACTACTCGATGTTCGACCTGGCTCACGGCTACGCCCGCAACCAGATGAGCGCCTACGTGGAGCTGCAGGAGCGCGAGTTCGCCGCCGAGGCACGGGGCTACACCGCCACCAAGCACCAGCGCGAGGTCGGCGCCGGCTACTTCGACCGGATCGCCACCACCGTCGACCCGACGTCGTCGACGACTGCGCTGGCGGGCTCGACCGAAGAGGGCCAGTTCCACTGA
- a CDS encoding acyl-[acyl-carrier-protein] thioesterase: MQQTDGPAGLAKVLMPVPDPHPHVFDRQWPLRVADIDRRGRLRMDAAARHIQDIGQDQLREMGFEATHPLWIVRRTVMDLIAPVEFQDLLRVRRWCSGTSNRWCEMRVRIDGRRSGGLIESEAFWININRETQGPARISEDFLAGLKRTTSVDRLRWKAYLKAGDRADAAEIHEYPIRFTDIDLFDHVNNSVYWSVVEDYLSSYPELLAAPLRVTLEHDAPVALGDKLEIVSHIHPAGSTDRFGSELADRAVRTLTYVVGEEVKALAAIFPL, translated from the coding sequence ATGCAGCAGACTGATGGGCCGGCCGGTCTGGCGAAGGTTTTGATGCCGGTGCCCGACCCGCACCCCCACGTATTCGACCGGCAGTGGCCGCTGCGGGTCGCCGACATCGACCGGCGGGGCCGGCTGCGGATGGATGCGGCGGCCCGGCACATCCAGGACATCGGCCAGGATCAGCTGCGGGAGATGGGGTTTGAGGCCACCCACCCGCTCTGGATCGTCCGGCGCACCGTGATGGACCTGATCGCACCCGTCGAGTTCCAGGACTTGCTGCGGGTGCGGCGCTGGTGCTCGGGCACCTCCAACCGCTGGTGCGAGATGCGGGTCCGCATCGACGGCCGGCGCAGCGGCGGCCTCATCGAGTCCGAGGCGTTCTGGATCAATATCAACCGCGAGACCCAGGGGCCGGCGCGGATCTCCGAGGACTTCCTGGCCGGACTCAAACGCACCACCAGCGTCGACCGGCTGCGCTGGAAGGCGTACCTGAAAGCGGGCGACCGCGCCGACGCCGCCGAGATTCACGAGTATCCGATCCGCTTCACCGACATCGACCTGTTCGACCACGTGAACAACTCGGTGTACTGGAGCGTGGTCGAGGACTACCTGTCGAGTTACCCGGAACTGCTCGCGGCGCCGTTGCGGGTAACCCTGGAACACGACGCCCCCGTCGCGCTGGGCGACAAACTAGAGATCGTCTCCCACATTCACCCGGCCGGATCGACCGATCGGTTCGGGTCCGAGCTGGCCGATCGCGCTGTTAGAACGCTCACATACGTGGTCGGCGAAGAGGTCAAAGCGCTCGCCGCGATCTTCCCGCTGTAA
- a CDS encoding LmeA family phospholipid-binding protein — MSTFGSAHRPHRFTGLPAVLLALSAVLVLALVALFGGQLYATHRAKSLVADAVQCEAEDTATVSFASNPPVLAQYFRGDYPHISVQTAGNQIRKAKGMRLDLDIRDIRLHKSGDSKGTIGSLDGTITWPADGIKESIQEVVPVIGSIVTGKVTTDPDAGTVELKGLLNRATVKPQIVDNGLKLQVVELEALGHDLDTDTVQRNLDNLTAKVTDDLPLGIHIDSSQVTDSGVVVKFSTRNAAIPASSSSQCFARL; from the coding sequence ATGAGCACATTCGGATCGGCGCACCGCCCGCATCGATTTACCGGCCTGCCGGCGGTCCTGCTGGCGCTGTCCGCGGTGCTGGTCCTGGCGCTGGTCGCCTTGTTCGGCGGACAGCTCTATGCCACGCACCGGGCCAAGAGCCTGGTCGCCGACGCGGTCCAGTGCGAGGCGGAGGACACCGCCACGGTGTCGTTCGCCTCCAATCCGCCGGTGCTGGCGCAGTACTTCCGGGGCGACTACCCGCACATCTCGGTGCAGACCGCTGGCAACCAGATCCGCAAGGCCAAGGGCATGCGGCTGGACCTGGACATCCGCGACATCCGGCTGCACAAGAGCGGGGATTCGAAAGGCACCATCGGGTCGCTGGACGGCACCATCACCTGGCCGGCGGACGGCATCAAAGAGTCGATTCAGGAGGTGGTCCCGGTGATCGGCAGCATCGTCACCGGCAAGGTCACCACCGATCCGGACGCCGGCACCGTCGAGCTCAAGGGCCTGCTGAACCGCGCGACCGTCAAGCCGCAGATCGTCGACAACGGGCTGAAGCTGCAGGTGGTGGAGCTGGAAGCACTCGGCCACGATCTGGACACCGACACCGTGCAGCGCAACCTCGATAACCTCACCGCGAAGGTGACCGACGACCTTCCGCTGGGGATCCACATCGACAGCTCGCAGGTCACCGATTCCGGTGTGGTGGTCAAGTTCTCGACGCGAAACGCCGCCATCCCGGCGTCGTCGTCGAGTCAGTGCTTCGCGAGACTGTAA